Genomic segment of Strix uralensis isolate ZFMK-TIS-50842 chromosome 14, bStrUra1, whole genome shotgun sequence:
TAATATGCATGGTCATCTCACCTCTTCACTACCATGGTGCTTGTGCTCTGTGCATAGTCGTGACTTTTTCATCTGTTTGATAGAGATCTTGCACCTCCTtccttcaatattttaaaatcataatgcTTCTGGTTTTGGGTATGTGACTGTGCAAGCCAGTTTTCTCTGTTTAATTGTACTTTATCCGTGTAGGTCTTTGAAGCGGTTATTTCTTGGATAAATTATGAGAAGGAGTCTCGCTTAGAGCACATGGCTAAACTGATGGAGCATGTTCGCCTACCCCTTTTGCCCAGAGATTATCTTGTACAGGTTAGTCTGCAAATAAGTAATTAATACTTGCACTTAAGCTGCTGGTAGCTCCTTAATCAATGGCTTGGCTGTTTGTATCTGAGATGGGTAATTTGACATGTTGCTGAGTCtgtaaatggaagaataaaaggaaaaactggGTGGACTCTGATATTAATGAGTGCTAAACGTGACCTGTGCTCTGTCAGGCTGTGCCGAGAGCGGAGCTCCAGCCCCTCTTGGTGGAAGCATTTAGCAGTTAATATCTTGGGATTTTTCACCCAGAAAATACCCAGGTGGGGGTGTTAcaagtgtgtgtgttttttttttttttccctaacacaCAGGTAAATTTAGCTTGGTGAAAACACACCATGTGTGATAATTTTGGCTTAAGATGCGTTCTGCACATAGAGATGGGTCTGTGTGACTGGTAGGTGAGATGCTCTCTGGCTTAGAGATTGTTCTTCATGAGTTAATGCCTGGGATCTGGGCCCTGATAATGAGCTGGGAATCCCCAAAGAAGGGGTTGGCATATGGGCTCTTCGACTATGCTTTTATCACGTGTCTAAAAACATCAATACAGTTGAAATAAAATTGGTATTCACAAGATGAACCCATCATGTATTTTTTATCTCAACTATATCTCTGATCAAGTAAAAAATTTTGCCTCTCCTTAGAAAATTCTGActcaaataaaagaaattacttattttgtACCCAGACTCCCGGTGAATTTTTCTCTGCTGAGTTAGGTGTCTGGCAGAGGTGGTAGAGGGAGCGCTGCTACTCTTGAGTGATACTGGAAAAAAGTGAGAAGCTTAGATGTTACTACTGCATGTGTTTCTTTGGGAAGAGCTGGAAGTCTGTGTTttcgttttggttttttaaatgttggtgCTTTGGAAGAGAAATTCCAGGTTTCATGTTCTTTCCACAAAGCTCCTTGTGACCTGTGCCACCGAGTCCTTCAGTTTAAATGATCTTTCATGTGTGTGCGTGTTCTCAGACAGTTGAAGAAGAAGCTTTAATCAAGAATAACAACACCTGTAAAGACTTCCTTATCGAGGCCATGAAATATCATTTGCTTCCTCTGGATCAAAGGCAACTGATAAAGAATCCCAGAACAAAGCCAAGGACTCCTGTTAGTCTGCCAAAGGTAAGCTGAGTTCATTGCTTCGTGTCACCTCACACTGTTACTGGTGGCATTTTCTGTCCTTTAAAGGAGTTTGTGGACTTGTCGCCTTAGTTCTCActagcgctgagagatatggtgtagatgggaactggcagtgttaggttaatggttggactagatgatcttcaaggtcctttccaacttagttgattctgtgattctgtaactccATGATCGTCCCTTGAAGTGTTTTAGTCCCTCTTCTGGTATTGCCTGTGCCCGCCAAGGCTACATAATTAAGTTGGATAAACTTAGATAAACCCTTAGGAGAAGCAATATCTCTGCTCCCAGGAGCAAGGGTCTGCTCCTGAAACATTTGTCAGCCACAGGTGCTTTTGTGAATGGCTGTTGCTCCCGGAGCTGCGGCTGGAGAATCGCTGACccgtggagcagcagcaggcagctgcctgcagtgttCAGGGTCTTTCCTTCTCCTGTATCCATCATCAGAAGCCAGGAAAGCAAGACGCTGTGGCACCCAGACTGCGGGCAGGAAGTCTGAGGCAAATTTCAATAGACTCAAAGCAGCTACTGAGTAAATAATCCTTATTACTCCCCTCATTTATCCTGCAGGCGTGTGATGCTCTGGCCACCACTTtattagtgaagaaaaaaaatgacaacagaaactGTTTTCCCCGTGCCCCGGAGATAAATGCAGTTTGGCTCAATGTCTCTCAACAGACTGTTGCTGAAGTTATTAACAAGCATTTCAGCTATTATAAGACATCAAAACCacattgtattatttttctaagcACAAATCATAGGGAGCTTGGTTTGTGGGATGATGTATGAGATCTGTGCTATGAGGGACTATTCAGATGTTTAGATATTAGAATATCCATCGAGAAATTGTGGTTCTGCAGTGTGCTGATGTGTTGTGTCCCTTCTGCCCGCGCCGAGATGAAGTTGGTAGAACATAGCTTTGGGGGGTATCACGAAGGGCTGACATGACCCTTGTTCAAGGACTAAAGTAGTGAAGGATAAAATGAGTGGTGAACCAGCGAGTTCAGAGGTGCTTGGCATCATCTATAGCATGACTTATGAGTACAAACCCTAATCCTCTGCAGGTCTTTCCTCCCTTATTTTTAACTGTAAAGAAAGGGGAGAAGCTGATGATCTTCCAGCAATCCTGTTACTGAGAAACTTTCATCTGGTCTGTTGGTCCCACTGACAAGGGATTACAGTCTGCTGTGAAATCTCTTAATTCTGTAATCATGTGAAGCTCTGCAGCTTTCCATGGAAGACTGTCACACAGCTAGTAGTCAGGCTGCTAGTTTAGACTCAATTTGCTTTCTAATGTCACGTTCTCATTTTTTGTAGATCAAACAGTCCACTATTTTCATACCCTTCAAATTCCTTAAATTGCTGTCTAGCTCTGTACTTTCAAAGCAACTGTGATTGGAGTTGAGCTCATTACCCGAGTGACCTTGAGTGACGATCTGATCCTCTCAGCTACTCACAGCTGCCTTGTAGAGGCAAAAACCAGTTTCCCATCTACTCTTTGACTATATTTGAAGTCCTGTTACCTTGCTTCTAGCTCCTCGGCCTTGTAAAAATCAGATTGTCTTGGGTAGTGTTTGTTCCTTTTGATTTGCTGCGATAAGGGGAGCAAGTCCCCCTCTTGATGGCAGTGGAGGGTCGAAGGAAATGTGTTCGGAACAAAGTGCAGGTCAAGCTGTTTGTAGGTGCAGGTGGTTTGGATGCTGCCTGTGCACGTGTTGGTTTGTAGTGCCCAGCTGGGGCTCAGCAGCGATGGGCAGCCCTTGAGTGCTGAGCTGCAGGCTCCTGGGACCAGTGCCCCTGGTCAAGGCAGCAAGTCCGTGGGGAGTTTGTCTTCTGGTGGAGGACAGAGCAGATTTGGGAAGGACCACATGGCACACCATCCAGGACTTCTCACTTTTCCACCAGTGTCCACCGCTTGCTATTGCTGGGAATGGAGTCTGGGGCTGGATGGACCTTTAGCCTGACCCGGCAGAGCGGTTCTTGCACTCCTGAGATTGCCCCTGATTACCTTCATGTAGATCTTCCCTCCTGTAAGGAATTTAGGGTTTAATCACTGGATTTGCATCAATACATGTTGCAGCCAAAAGCCTTAATGAAGCTGACAAATCACTTCCTTcggcagcccagcaccctgggTCTTAACAGTCCTGGTGATTTCCCTGAGTGTCATATTCCCCGCAGGTGGCAACACAGCTGTCATGTTTTATTTGCTAAGTGCCATTGATTATTTTTAGCACCACCATGGAGATGATGACTAAACAGTGGGCTGGCTGTGGAAATTACGCTGGGATCTTCTTCacttaaaaatacttctgcagTGAGTCTTGCATATGCCGTGGTGCCAAGTGGTTTTGTGTTTCATGGGGAAATAGGGCAGGTTGCCCACCTCGGAAATGGTGAGGAAGGGTTAATGGGGCTGCCATATTTAGCATGCATTAAATTGGAGATAACTTTTCCACCTTGGAATACAATTGACTGAAATAAGTGTCTCTGCAAAGCATGGTTTTGGTAGCTACTCTTGACCAGGTTGTGGTGATGGTTTCTTTGCAGATAGCAGCTGCCCGGGCTGGTGTCTGAGGTTTTCCAACTCTTGTCTTCCCTCTCCAGGTGATGATTGTGGTGGGTGGGCAAGCGCCCAAAGCCATTCGCAGTGTGGAGTGCTATGATTTCGAGGAGGAGCGTTGGGATCAGGTTGCTGAGCTTCCCTCCAGGAGATGCAGAGCAGGTAACGGGAACTTTCACTGCAACGTTCTTTATTTTCCTAGTGCAACTCTTCAACGCTGGATGGATGTCCTCAGTCATCCCTTCAGCCTTCCTCTGTGCCCCCGGCCTCAAGCAGCGTTTTCTTTTTGccattccttccttttctttccctacaGACATGCATCGTTCTCATTCAGGTGGATGCCCTGCTCTCTAGAGGGGTTGTTCCTGCCTGTCTACCCTCCATAGCCACTGTCTCCCCCTCATCATCTCTCTCTCCTGGCTGCTCCTCCATCAGtgtttcccttccttctcccatcCCGCTGGCCTGGCAGCCCACAGGGATCCAGTTTTCCTTGCTGGCTTCCTAGTGAAAAATCAAAGGAGCTGAGTCAGTCCCTCTCAGTGCTGAGGCGTGGGTGATGAAGAGCAGATCTGTAAGTTGGGAGTGTTCCTCTGAAGACATCTGACAGGGCTGTGAATGTAGATCACCATTTGGTGTTCTCTCTGGCTCAGAAAATTACTCATTCAGGTGTGAAATTCATCTGTGCCTTATGTTGTTGTGTATTTATGTGCGTTTCACCTTCCATACGACACGTATGTTTTATCATACTTGCCTCTAATGCTCTTAACCTGCAGAAAATGCCAAAGACTTGCCCACGTTCTGCTCTTCCCTGTTGTCTTATATACCCTGGCAGACGTCTGATGATACTCGCTTCCCAAACTGTTTGTAAAACCTCCGTGAAATGTCTCTCCTCTTTTTATCAGGTGTGGTATTTATGGCTGGCAATGTTTATGCTGTCGGGGGCTTTAACGGATCTTTGAGGGTACGGACGGTTGATGTGTACGATGGCGTGAAGGACCAGTGGACATCCATAGCCAGCATGCAGGAAAGACGAAGCACTTTAGGCGCAGCTGTGCTCAACGATCTCCTGTACGCAGTGGGCGGCTTTGATGGCAGCACTGGTAGGTGACTGAGCAAAAACCAGGCAGTGCCTgacctgaaaaaatgttttcagagaccCCTGAAAAGCCTGCAGAGCTTTAGTGAAGTTCCTGCGCCCTTCCTCTATGATTTTGTAGAGAAAGAGCCAGAGATTGGGTTTACTACGTGTTGTAACTAACTACGTGCGTGTTCTGACCAATCAGTAATTGCAGAGAATCTCacccaattttttttctttagtgataCAGTTCTTTCAGTCTAATTCTCTGTATGAATATGCTTTTCCTGGactgaaaagggatttttttcttgttttagttaAATTTTTCATAGCAACATGAATAAAATGCCAGCAAGGCATCTTATGGGGTATGTGAGTCTGGGATTTATCTTGGCATAACTGCATGTTTAGAttcacagctctgcctctgctgtaGAGCTTTGCCACTTGCTTAAGCCCTAAACTAAGTATTTCAGCTGGTGATGAGTACAATGCAGGAGGGTCTGGGGGAGTTTTTAAACCTTTGTATGGATATTTTGTAATACTTGAAAGGATGTGGGACTTTTGGGCTTGGAATCAGGACTCTGCTCCACCTTGTTGTTCCCAGCACATCAGAGGGGCAGCAGTCCCAGGGTAGGGGCGATGGGATAACAATTTTTCCATCTACTGAAGTGGCGGCGTTGACACGCTGGTCCCAGCCTGAAAGGCAAGGGACTAGGAAATTGGGTTGCAGGAGTGTGGGGGGAATTACGGGCTTGGGAGGAGGTGGAAGGCAGATGAAAGTGCAACaccaatctttttttcttctctttttttttaattagaaaacctGTGTATCCCCTTTTTAACTAGGTCTGGCATCAGTTGAGGCCTATAGCTATAAAACCAATGAGTGGTTTTTTGTGGCTCCCATGAACACAAGAAGAAGCAGTGTTGGAGTCGGAGTTGTGGAGGGTAAGAAAATCAGCAGCTATTTCCATCAAACAAATGTTACTGTGTCAAACAGAAGGCTGAATGGTTATGTGTAACAGGTGGGAACTGTAGGAACTGTTCTCTTGACTAGTCGGTGAAGATTTATTTTATATGGTGTAATTGCTGCagcttttttcattcttctctttatCTTAGTGAAAAATCATGTGTAGCTTTCCAAGAGCCTCAGACCCATATCAGACCAGCCCATGCCTCCTGTGAATGCCATTAGGTGTGCCCAGGCTTCTTGGAATCCTTGTTCTTCCTGGGCTGCTCCTGGCCAGTGAAAACACATGGTATTGTGCAGTGTATGCTGTTGCTGTCAGCAGACACTGCGTAGATGGAGTACCCATCACAGAAAATCTGCTCAGCGAGAGAAACAGGAGCACAGTTCATCCCACAGCCCCAAGCTGGTGGTTTGGCAGGAATACTAAAACCTATGTTTATTGACATCAGGCTTACTGGCACGCATGGCAAGCTTTGCTCTGGTTCGTAAATGAGCAAGGACTGGTGATAGCAAACGCTGGTGCTGCGGCAGCTCGGGAGCGAGGTGGGTGCAGAGGGTGCTCGGAGGGATCGTGGCAGCGGTTGGCACCGATGTGTCAGCCCCGAACTTGAGTGAGCTGGAACTGAGCAGCTTGGTTTGGGTCCAGGAGAAAGAGCAGTTTAAGtaggaaactttttttcctttagcaaaaTCAATTCTGAAGCAAGTGAAAGGTTTTATTTGAGCTCGTCTTTAGTGTGGCGTAGCAGTTTGCGATTAGTACAGTGTGGAGCAGCTGCTGGCACAAGCCTTGTTATAAACTGTTCTTTAAAGTGGTTTGGTTTGACCCATTTGAATGGGAAATACATGAAATGTGTTTAGGTACATGAAATGTGTTTGTGTGAGAAGAGGGAGGGAGATAAAGTCAGAATAAATAGCAGTGGTTGTGCTAAATTTGCGTATTTGTTTAAGCAGCATCTCTCCAAAACTGGCCCATGCTTGTGAAGTGCTGGGTTGCTGATAGTCATTAGGATTTGCTAGTGATTTGAATGCAGTCCTCTGAACGCAGAACAAATCTTAAGTATGTACCTGAGATGCATTTCTATGGGCAGGTTTTCTACTGGAGACATACGaaatccttttcctttgctttgtttgAAAGTGCAAGTAAGCATTGCACATGTTGGAGCCCATGATAAAAAACATGAGGGCGTGTGATGGGGAAGAAGAGCTGGTCATATTGGTGTAGGGAACAAGCTGCAGCCTGCAGTTAATCCACAGTGTTCATCTGAACATGATGAAGATAGATCTGATGTCTGTAAGTACTGAAAATATCTAATAATTGTTGCCAGCCAGGGAACTTTATCTTGTCTTGCTTGGTCTGGCACTCTTGCCTTGATTCACTGACTAACACTGGGTGGGTTGAACCAACAGCACAAATAAGAGTTTGAAATGTTTATAGAGacaggaagaggcagaaggagcaCGGTCGTAAAGCTGATCCTTGCAGACCACTCCTAATGATCACAGCCTGAGGAGGCCATGAGTGGAgctgagggagaaagaaaagagctggCCTGTTCTTGGAGCCTTGCAGATGTCAAGGAGACGGGAGGATGCAAAAGCACAAGACTGTAGATGATAACTGCTGGTGGGACTCTCATGTGCATGCAAAGAATTGCATAGCATCACCAGGCTCTGCTGTTACGGATTGAAAATTGGTCTTATTCATGGGTTTTGTGCAAAAATTTAGGTTGGAATTTTCCTGCATATTTGTTGAACTTTATTAATGGTTGTTTGTTGTAGTGTCTAAGACACCCGATCCTGATCCAGAATGTCtttgtgctaggtgctgtactAAAGAAGCACAAAGAAACCCTCTCTGCCCAGAGAGATTGCTGCCTAAATGCAAAACAAGCTGATAGATGATACAGAGAGACAAGGAGAGAGTATCAGTCAGGCTTGTGAACTGAGGACATGGTGGAGCATCAGCCTTGTTTCATGTATGGTGTAGTCCTGTGACATCTGACTGTGCTTCTCCGGTCTTGCTAGGTGTATGTTATTCGACTTGCATTGAGCTGAGGTAGGGAGGGACAGACATCCCATGCTCTGAGGGTCTCCCGTGGTGTCTTCTGCGTTGTGATCACTTGGCATGAGTGAACAAGCTGGCCTCAGCTGTGCTAGCAGcattggttggttttggtttggccCAGGCTGTTCAGAATCAGGTCTAGGTTTCCATACAGGTATTATATTAACATAAGAGGCTATTGCATGTTTATTGCTCATGTGATATTGTAATTAATGTACAGTATCGACCTTTGACAGCACACCTTGCTTCCTGGCACCTGAACAGGAGGAAATGCTCGATCAGCAGAACACACTTTGATGTTACCTCTTCTCCTGGGCCAACAAGTCATTTGGAAAACCCTCTGGGCTTTTGGCTTCTAATTAAGCTGTTGTGTCGTGTTGTTTCCGTGTCTTAGTTGTCAGCTTTAACAGCTTTAAAAACCGTCCCACCTGTCTGCGAGTCTGCTTCAGACCCTTTTGTTAGGATTTTCCCCCAGACATTGCAGCAGGTTTAGGCACGTCTCCCAGGGTCTTCCTCAGCCAAAATCCATCCTCACCTGGGGCCGTCAGGCGTGATGGTAACATAAATCAGTCGTAGCTGTAATGCCGATGCCAATGTGTGTCTCTTCCAGGTAAGCTCTATGCTGTGGGGGGTTACGATGGAGCGTCCCGTCAGTGCCTTAGTACCGTCGAGCAGTATAACCCAGCCACGAACGAGTGGACCTACGTAGCCGACATGAGCACTCGACGCAGCGGTGCAGGTACTGGCTCCGAGATGTGTTCTTCAGAGCTGATGGTCGCTGGGTTCTCCTCTGCTTGTGGTAGGGAAGGAAAAGTGTGTTTTGGCATTGCTGGGCTGGCAAGCAGAACTTGTTATTTCCCCCCCTTTCCCATGAGGGGAAGAACCATAATTGCTTGGAAGCTCTTAGCAGCTCTCCTGACTTGGTTAAAATCTGccaaactgaaattaatttctggatTAATGAAATAATGTTCAGTGTTTCTAAGTAGCCTCACTAACAGATGCATCTCTCTTGTAAGCAGAGTTATCTTTCCAAATCGCCAGCTATAGGCTCAGCCGGGCACTGAAAGCCAAGCTGCACCTCCTCTCCTATCATTTGGGGGTTGTCAGATGGATTTTCCTTTTGGGTCTTTTCTTCAAGCATCCAGTGGGTGCTTTGCAGCACCAAGCACATCTGCACTGGGTGATGTACAGAACAAGTCAAGGAAACAAAATTCATCTCAGATTGCCCCAGCTAAGCTAGTTTTTAGTGTACCTTTTGCTGACAGGAGTTGGTGATCTGGAGGATTAGAGGAAAGGACATGTTAAAAAAGGATTATATTCTAGTCTTGATGTTTTCTAGCTTATGATGTGATGTTAGGCCAGGTAGGCACTTGTCCTCTCTGGGGCTGTTCCTCTCTGAAAGGGATAAAAGCTCTTATCCATGGCACTTAAAATCATCTTCAGATGAAAGGGAACGTGTCAGTGTTGGTCCTACTGCTCAGTGTGTGCAGTGGGTCCTCCCTGATGTCAAATTGTGCAGTTCTCATTGTGCAGTAGCCGAAGTGACAGTTACCCAGAGGTAGCCAAGCCTGGAGGCTGCCCTTTGCGTGGGGGCTGAAATGACCCTGCAGGTTAAGCTGTGGTGGGAATTTCCTTCTGAGCTGGGTG
This window contains:
- the KLHL3 gene encoding kelch-like protein 3 isoform X3 — encoded protein: MEAHRVVLAACSPYFCAMFTGDMSESKAKKIEIKDVDGQTLRKLIDYIYTAEIEVTEENVQVLLPAASLLQLMDVRKNCCDFLQSQLHPTNCLGIRAFADVHACTELLQQANAYAEQHFPEVMLGEEFLSLSLDQVCSLISSDKLTVSSEEKVFEAVISWINYEKESRLEHMAKLMEHVRLPLLPRDYLVQTVEEEALIKNNNTCKDFLIEAMKYHLLPLDQRQLIKNPRTKPRTPVSLPKVMIVVGGQAPKAIRSVECYDFEEERWDQVAELPSRRCRAGVVFMAGNVYAVGGFNGSLRVRTVDVYDGVKDQWTSIASMQERRSTLGAAVLNDLLYAVGGFDGSTGLASVEAYSYKTNEWFFVAPMNTRRSSVGVGVVEGKLYAVGGYDGASRQCLSTVEQYNPATNEWTYVADMSTRRSGAGVGVLSGLLYATGGHDGPLVRKSVEVYDPGTNTWKQVADMNMCRRNAGVCAVNGLLYVVGGDDGSCNLASVEYYNPITDKWMLLPTSMSTGRSYAGVAVIHKPL
- the KLHL3 gene encoding kelch-like protein 3 isoform X4, with the translated sequence MSESKAKKIEIKDVDGQTLRKLIDYIYTAEIEVTEENVQVLLPAASLLQLMDVRKNCCDFLQSQLHPTNCLGIRAFADVHACTELLQQANAYAEQHFPEVMLGEEFLSLSLDQVCSLISSDKLTVSSEEKVFEAVISWINYEKESRLEHMAKLMEHVRLPLLPRDYLVQTVEEEALIKNNNTCKDFLIEAMKYHLLPLDQRQLIKNPRTKPRTPVSLPKVMIVVGGQAPKAIRSVECYDFEEERWDQVAELPSRRCRAGVVFMAGNVYAVGGFNGSLRVRTVDVYDGVKDQWTSIASMQERRSTLGAAVLNDLLYAVGGFDGSTGLASVEAYSYKTNEWFFVAPMNTRRSSVGVGVVEGKLYAVGGYDGASRQCLSTVEQYNPATNEWTYVADMSTRRSGAGVGVLSGLLYATGGHDGPLVRKSVEVYDPGTNTWKQVADMNMCRRNAGVCAVNGLLYVVGGDDGSCNLASVEYYNPITDKWMLLPTSMSTGRSYAGVAVIHKPL